From Vicia villosa cultivar HV-30 ecotype Madison, WI unplaced genomic scaffold, Vvil1.0 ctg.003619F_1_1, whole genome shotgun sequence, a single genomic window includes:
- the LOC131641291 gene encoding uncharacterized mitochondrial protein AtMg00310-like — protein MSFSRNVHEDGRDRIHSRVGVKTVLTHSKYLGLPVVFGKSKKEVFGTVINRVWKKIKGWKEKFLSRAGKEVLIKSVAQAIPSYIMSCYKLPESICQEIEAMVAKFWWGSKEGERKVHWLSWNKMARAKGVGGMGFQGISEFNTSLLGKQYWRMLTKEDSLLGHIFKSRYYPRVSIEDSSTGFNLSYAWRSILSARDLVQKGSGWRIRTGEKVTVGKDRWIPNGVGCKVGVLLNDQGVGMKVSEMINHDGG, from the coding sequence ATGTCGTTTAGTCGAAATGTGCATGAAGATGGTAGAGATAGGATCCATTCTCGGGTGGGTGTAAAGACTGTGTTAACCCACTCCAAATATCTAGGGCTGCCTGTGGTTTTTGGGAAATCGAAGAAAGAGGTTTTCGGGACTGTTATTAatagagtttggaagaagattaaaggATGGAAAGAAAAGTTCTTGTCTCGGGCTGGGAAGGAAGTTCTTATCAAATCTGTGGCACAAGCGATCCCAAGCTACATTATGAGTTGTTATAAGCTTCCAGAGTCGATATGTCAAGAGATTGAGGCTATGGTTGCAAAATTTTGGTGGGGATCGAAAGAGGGTGAGCGAAAGGTTCATTGGCTAAGCTGGAATAAGATGGCAAGAGCAAAGGGGGTTGGAGGGATGGGATTCCAGGGAATTAGTGAGTTCAATACCAGTTTGTTAGGAAAGCAATATTGGCGGATGCTAACAAAGGAGGATTCCTTGCTGGGGCATATTTTCAAAAGCAGATATTATCCTAGAGTTTCAATAGAAGATAGCTCTACTGGATTTAATCTAAGCTATgcttggaggagtattcttagtGCACGAGATTTAGTTCAAAAGGGCTCTGGTTGGAGGATAAGGACGGGAGAGAAGGTGACAGTGGGGAAGGATAGGTGGATTCCCAATGGTGTAGGCTGTAAGGTTGGGGTTCTGTTGAATGACCAGGGAGTTGGTATGAAGGTTTCTGAGATGATAAATCACGATGGTgggtga